In one Dermatophilaceae bacterium Sec6.4 genomic region, the following are encoded:
- a CDS encoding amino acid ABC transporter permease — protein MNSSVLFDAPGPKARRRHLILGIVGSALLLVLLALAALRLNDKGQFDAYKWRPFLTSSLWKNYLLPGLVGTLKAAAIAIVISCVLGAVLAMLRLIEPPAKQSPVAVLLRAVKVVAGAWVEVTRAIPVLLMMLFIFGLLSAQGWIDSGTRPLVATVSGLVFYNSAVICEVIRSGVDQLPGGQREAGLAIGLPAGQTVRTILLPQAVTTMLPALIGQLVVVLKDTALGYTVFYGELLNRSKPATAANGNIFAMLVVVAAIYILLNYGIGKLAELVERRMKRRGRSAGAAPGPGGGSGVVAGPSSAGPAGFAAPSVGS, from the coding sequence ATGAATTCCTCGGTGCTGTTCGATGCGCCGGGACCGAAAGCTCGCCGCCGTCATCTGATCCTGGGCATCGTGGGTAGTGCCCTTCTCCTTGTGCTGCTCGCGCTGGCTGCGTTGCGGTTGAACGACAAGGGCCAGTTCGATGCTTACAAGTGGAGACCGTTCCTCACCAGTTCGCTGTGGAAGAACTATCTGCTGCCCGGACTGGTCGGCACGCTGAAGGCAGCGGCCATTGCCATCGTGATCAGTTGCGTGCTGGGTGCGGTGTTGGCGATGCTGCGGCTGATCGAACCGCCGGCGAAGCAGTCGCCCGTCGCTGTTCTACTGCGTGCGGTCAAAGTCGTCGCCGGGGCGTGGGTCGAGGTGACTCGCGCCATCCCGGTGCTGCTGATGATGCTGTTCATCTTCGGTCTGCTCAGCGCCCAGGGGTGGATTGATTCGGGGACACGACCGCTGGTCGCAACCGTCAGCGGGCTCGTCTTCTACAACTCTGCTGTTATTTGCGAAGTGATCCGATCGGGTGTGGACCAGTTACCCGGAGGCCAGCGGGAAGCCGGTCTGGCCATCGGTTTGCCGGCCGGTCAGACGGTTCGGACGATCCTGCTACCGCAGGCGGTGACCACCATGCTGCCGGCCCTGATCGGGCAGTTGGTGGTTGTGCTGAAGGACACTGCGCTCGGTTACACCGTCTTCTACGGGGAGTTGCTCAACCGAAGTAAGCCGGCAACGGCGGCAAACGGCAACATCTTCGCGATGCTCGTGGTGGTTGCGGCGATCTACATTCTGCTCAACTACGGCATCGGCAAACTCGCTGAGCTCGTTGAGCGACGGATGAAGCGGCGTGGTCGTAGCGCAGGGGCCGCACCGGGACCCGGCGGTGGATCGGGCGTTGTCGCTGGACCGTCGTCAGCAGGTCCCGCAGGTTTCGCTGCGCCCAGCGTTGGCAGCTGA
- a CDS encoding amino acid ABC transporter permease gives MTSLFSEFDIWAAFWTTIKLTLLSGIGSLILGTIVAVLRLSPVRILRFFGTSYVNIFRNTPLTLIILSCSFVLYIQLGLKLANDSDPNFANSNTFRLAWIGLTVYHASYVCESLRAGVNTIPLGQAEAARSIGLTFAQSMREIILPQAFRGAVVPLGNTLIALTKNTTVAVVIGVNELSAVLKSVTERDPGSLNAAFLLIGLLFVLLTLPTGLSIGVLGRRVAVKR, from the coding sequence GTGACCAGTCTGTTCTCAGAATTCGATATCTGGGCGGCGTTCTGGACAACGATCAAGCTGACCCTGCTCAGCGGTATCGGAAGTTTGATCCTCGGCACCATCGTGGCCGTGTTGCGGCTGTCGCCAGTGCGGATTCTGCGGTTCTTCGGGACGTCCTACGTCAATATCTTCCGTAATACTCCGCTGACTCTGATCATCTTGTCGTGCAGTTTCGTGTTGTACATCCAGCTCGGACTCAAACTTGCCAACGACAGCGATCCCAACTTCGCCAACAGCAATACCTTCCGATTGGCGTGGATCGGGCTCACCGTCTACCACGCGAGTTATGTCTGCGAATCGCTGCGCGCGGGGGTCAACACGATCCCGCTCGGTCAGGCTGAAGCAGCACGCTCCATTGGTTTGACCTTTGCGCAGAGCATGCGGGAGATCATCCTTCCGCAGGCGTTCCGAGGAGCCGTTGTGCCGCTGGGTAATACCCTGATCGCACTGACGAAGAACACGACTGTGGCGGTTGTCATCGGTGTCAATGAGCTGTCTGCGGTGTTGAAGTCGGTGACCGAGCGTGATCCCGGGAGCCTCAACGCGGCGTTCTTGCTGATCGGGTTGCTCTTCGTGCTGCTGACCCTTCCCACGGGCCTGAGTATCGGCGTTCTCGGCCGACGCGTGGCGGTGAAGCGATGA
- a CDS encoding glutamate ABC transporter substrate-binding protein codes for MKIRAITTAASLAAIGVALSGCGGDSGGGSAAAKDAVCKLPDSGGTVKVGIKYDQPGMGLKDGDKYTGLDVDMATCVAAKMGFNKIDFVETPSPQREKMLQAGTVQMTFATYSISPKRKKIVSFAGPYFVAGQSILVAKASKITGVNDLSGKKVCSVTGSTSVDNLKEKAPALVPQKFDTYSACAEALASGSIDAMTTDDTILAGYANQAQYKDKFKLVGGTFSEEQYGVGIKKGDAAMCKKIDDAIAKTISSGEWKKAVANNLGADYKFNEKTNPPKQTACAS; via the coding sequence ATGAAGATCCGCGCAATCACCACAGCAGCATCCCTGGCCGCCATCGGCGTCGCTCTGAGCGGATGCGGTGGCGACTCCGGTGGCGGTTCCGCCGCCGCGAAGGACGCGGTGTGCAAGCTGCCTGATTCCGGCGGCACCGTCAAGGTCGGGATCAAGTACGACCAGCCGGGTATGGGCCTCAAAGACGGTGACAAATACACCGGCCTCGACGTTGACATGGCGACCTGTGTGGCCGCCAAGATGGGTTTCAACAAGATCGACTTCGTCGAGACACCCTCCCCGCAGCGCGAGAAGATGCTGCAGGCCGGCACCGTGCAGATGACCTTCGCCACCTATTCGATCAGTCCCAAGCGCAAGAAGATCGTCTCGTTCGCCGGGCCGTACTTCGTGGCAGGTCAGTCCATTCTGGTGGCCAAGGCCTCCAAGATCACCGGTGTGAACGACCTGTCCGGTAAGAAGGTGTGCTCGGTCACCGGCTCCACGTCGGTCGACAACCTCAAAGAGAAGGCGCCGGCACTGGTGCCGCAGAAGTTCGACACCTACTCTGCGTGCGCCGAAGCGCTCGCTTCCGGTTCCATCGATGCGATGACCACCGACGACACAATCCTTGCCGGGTACGCGAACCAGGCTCAGTACAAGGACAAGTTCAAGCTCGTCGGCGGCACCTTCAGTGAAGAACAATATGGCGTCGGTATCAAGAAGGGCGATGCCGCGATGTGCAAGAAGATCGATGACGCAATCGCCAAGACCATCTCCTCGGGCGAGTGGAAGAAGGCCGTAGCGAACAACCTCGGCGCGGACTACAAGTTCAACGAGAAGACCAACCCCCCGAAGCAGACTGCTTGTGCCAGCTGA
- a CDS encoding amino acid ABC transporter ATP-binding protein: protein MVVMSEVNKHFGDLHVLKNIDLTVAKGEVVVVLGPSGSGKSTLCRTINRLETYESGSISIDGIKLPEEGAELARLRADVGMVFQSFNLFAHKTILQNVSLGPIKVRKVSKSDAEARAMELLKRVGVEAQRDKYPAQLSGGQQQRVAIARALAMDPKVMLFDEPTSALDPEMINEVLDVMTGLAKDGMTMIVVTHEMGFARRAADRVLFMADGEILEQGPPEEFFTNPQSARAKDFLSKILTH from the coding sequence CTGGTCGTCATGAGCGAGGTCAACAAGCACTTCGGCGACCTGCACGTCCTCAAGAACATCGACCTCACCGTTGCCAAGGGTGAGGTGGTCGTGGTGCTGGGGCCCTCCGGCTCCGGTAAGTCGACGTTGTGTCGCACGATCAACCGCCTGGAGACCTACGAGTCCGGCAGCATCTCCATCGACGGCATCAAGCTGCCGGAGGAGGGCGCCGAACTCGCCCGGCTGCGTGCTGATGTCGGCATGGTCTTCCAGTCGTTCAATCTATTCGCGCACAAGACGATCCTGCAGAACGTGTCGCTGGGTCCGATCAAGGTGCGCAAGGTCAGCAAGTCCGACGCTGAAGCGCGAGCCATGGAGCTGCTGAAGCGGGTCGGAGTCGAAGCCCAACGCGACAAGTACCCCGCGCAACTCTCCGGTGGCCAACAGCAGCGCGTCGCGATTGCTCGCGCGCTCGCAATGGACCCCAAGGTGATGCTCTTCGACGAGCCGACCAGCGCGCTGGACCCAGAGATGATCAATGAGGTCTTGGACGTGATGACCGGCCTGGCAAAAGACGGCATGACGATGATCGTGGTCACCCATGAGATGGGCTTCGCCCGTCGTGCCGCGGACCGTGTGCTCTTCATGGCAGACGGGGAAATCCTGGAACAGGGCCCGCCCGAGGAATTCTTCACCAACCCGCAGTCCGCTCGCGCCAAAGACTTCCTATCCAAGATCCTGACCCACTGA
- the dusB gene encoding tRNA dihydrouridine synthase DusB gives MTALLPALRIGRHVIETPVVLAPMAGITNRAFRRLCREYGDRDTAASGARSLYVSEMITSRALVERNAMTMRLIEHDAAEAPRSIQLYSVDPVTTAHAVHLLVSENRCDHIDLNFGCPVPKITRKGGGSALPWKTDLFRAIIAAAVREASAYDVPVTIKMRKGIDSDHLTYLEAGRIAQGEGVAAVALHARTASQAYSGTADWSAIARLKEVVTEVPVLGNGDIWSAEDALAMVAQTGCDGVVVGRGCLGRPWLFADLAAAFEGSGQRIRPTLREVTATLRQHATYLCQFYESEEKGCRDIRKHIAWYFKGFRVGGELRSSLALVDSLDSLDRLIGTLDLDQPWPGEPAEGQRGRAGSERRVILPDGWLNSRSLDDRQRAEIGQAELAVSGG, from the coding sequence ATGACAGCACTTCTGCCTGCCCTGCGAATCGGCCGCCACGTCATCGAGACCCCCGTGGTTCTTGCCCCGATGGCCGGGATCACCAACCGCGCCTTCCGTCGGCTCTGCCGCGAGTACGGCGACCGCGATACCGCTGCCAGTGGCGCCCGCAGCCTGTACGTCAGCGAGATGATCACCTCCCGCGCACTGGTCGAGCGCAACGCCATGACGATGCGGCTCATCGAGCATGACGCAGCTGAAGCACCCCGCTCGATTCAGCTCTACAGCGTGGACCCTGTCACCACTGCACACGCGGTGCACCTGCTCGTCAGCGAGAATCGCTGCGACCACATCGATCTGAACTTCGGTTGCCCGGTCCCGAAGATTACCCGCAAGGGTGGCGGCTCTGCGCTGCCATGGAAGACCGACCTCTTTCGCGCGATCATTGCAGCAGCAGTGCGGGAGGCCTCTGCGTACGACGTTCCCGTCACCATCAAGATGCGCAAGGGGATCGACTCGGACCACCTCACCTACCTGGAGGCGGGTCGGATCGCCCAAGGTGAGGGGGTCGCTGCGGTTGCCCTGCATGCTCGGACGGCATCCCAGGCGTACTCCGGCACTGCTGACTGGTCGGCGATCGCCCGCCTCAAAGAGGTCGTTACCGAGGTGCCCGTGCTCGGTAACGGGGACATCTGGTCGGCGGAAGATGCCTTGGCAATGGTGGCTCAGACCGGGTGCGACGGAGTTGTCGTGGGACGCGGTTGTCTGGGACGGCCCTGGCTCTTCGCCGATCTCGCGGCCGCGTTCGAAGGCAGCGGTCAACGCATCCGTCCGACATTGCGGGAGGTCACCGCAACGCTGCGTCAGCACGCGACCTACCTCTGTCAGTTCTATGAGTCCGAGGAAAAGGGCTGTCGAGACATCCGTAAGCACATTGCCTGGTATTTCAAGGGATTCCGGGTGGGCGGTGAGTTGCGGTCCAGCCTGGCGCTGGTGGACTCGCTGGACTCCCTGGACCGGCTCATCGGCACCCTCGACCTCGATCAGCCCTGGCCCGGGGAGCCGGCAGAGGGCCAACGGGGTCGGGCGGGGTCCGAGCGGCGGGTGATCCTGCCGGACGGCTGGCTGAACTCGCGGTCGCTGGATGATCGACAGCGGGCCGAGATCGGGCAGGCGGAGTTGGCGGTCTCGGGAGGCTAG
- a CDS encoding response regulator transcription factor, with protein MTITVMLVDDQALVRGALAALLELESDLSVVAQAGSGEAAVEAARQHRPDVILMDVEMPGMDGIAATAAVREVLPQVRVLIVTTFGRPGYLRRGLQAGASGFVVKDTPAAELADAVRRVQHGLRVVDPLLATESLVAGESPLTRRESEVLLAAKVGGTVSDVAKRVFLSEGTVRNHLSAAIGKTGARNRAEAVQIADGNGWL; from the coding sequence ATGACGATCACGGTAATGCTGGTCGACGATCAGGCGCTGGTACGTGGCGCGCTTGCGGCGCTGCTGGAACTGGAGTCCGATCTGAGCGTGGTCGCCCAGGCGGGGTCCGGGGAAGCGGCGGTCGAAGCTGCGAGGCAACATCGGCCGGACGTCATTCTGATGGATGTCGAGATGCCGGGCATGGACGGCATTGCTGCTACTGCAGCGGTGCGCGAGGTGCTTCCCCAGGTCCGGGTCCTGATCGTGACGACCTTCGGGCGACCCGGCTATCTGCGCCGTGGACTCCAGGCCGGGGCAAGCGGATTCGTAGTGAAAGACACGCCGGCGGCTGAGCTGGCGGACGCGGTCCGACGGGTGCAACATGGCCTGCGAGTGGTGGATCCGCTCTTGGCGACCGAGAGTCTGGTCGCGGGCGAATCCCCGCTGACCAGGCGCGAGTCCGAGGTGCTGTTGGCGGCGAAGGTCGGCGGCACGGTGTCAGACGTCGCGAAGCGGGTGTTCCTGTCGGAGGGCACGGTGCGCAACCACCTGTCCGCAGCAATCGGCAAGACCGGCGCTCGCAACCGTGCCGAAGCAGTTCAGATCGCCGACGGTAACGGCTGGCTCTGA
- a CDS encoding sensor histidine kinase, whose translation MNRLMQWRGVLHRTTWESDAADDRAPLIGFFWAGIWLFWLLGPLVDSLQMLDRPRGWIGAASIVLFAALYLWHWMKRWQVFGGAVMGPEIERRRASLLRYSGLLILSLIAIFSIGQSGAATLVFFGVSAMWTFSIPVAVAISASVGMSYVVMSVAVPGWQVDTGLLISLTFATIATSAGRVAGGRARQLEASRRENARLAVDEERNRMARDLHDILGHSLTVITVKAELAGKLIDVDPVRARAEIADLERLSRDALADVRRAVTGFREVTLSGELARAREGLRAAGIRAELPTATDEVPSDLREVFAWAVREGVTNVIRHSEASTCRIQITSSSLTVCDDGVGAVTSRSKGNGLLGLSERAMSVGAQLITESLLPRGFSLTMTAPSAPTCARSVPERAASS comes from the coding sequence GTGAACAGGCTGATGCAGTGGCGGGGGGTGTTGCACCGCACCACCTGGGAGAGCGACGCCGCCGATGACCGCGCACCGCTGATCGGATTCTTCTGGGCGGGAATTTGGCTCTTTTGGTTGCTGGGCCCTCTCGTGGACTCGCTGCAGATGCTCGACCGGCCGAGAGGCTGGATCGGAGCGGCCTCCATTGTGTTGTTCGCTGCGTTGTATCTGTGGCACTGGATGAAGCGCTGGCAGGTCTTTGGTGGCGCAGTCATGGGCCCGGAGATCGAGAGACGCCGAGCCTCGCTCCTTCGATACTCCGGCTTGTTGATCCTGTCCCTGATCGCGATTTTCTCGATCGGACAGAGCGGGGCAGCCACACTGGTGTTCTTCGGTGTTTCGGCAATGTGGACATTCTCGATACCCGTTGCGGTGGCGATCTCAGCGAGCGTCGGCATGTCCTACGTCGTCATGTCGGTGGCGGTGCCGGGTTGGCAGGTCGACACGGGATTGCTGATCAGCCTCACGTTCGCCACCATTGCGACTTCTGCCGGCCGGGTCGCCGGCGGCCGGGCTCGGCAGTTGGAGGCCAGCCGCCGTGAGAACGCCCGGCTCGCGGTCGATGAGGAGCGCAACCGGATGGCGCGCGATCTACATGACATTCTTGGGCATTCTCTCACCGTCATCACGGTGAAGGCCGAGCTCGCAGGCAAGCTGATCGACGTGGATCCGGTGCGGGCACGCGCGGAGATCGCGGACCTGGAGCGGCTGTCCAGAGATGCGCTGGCAGACGTGCGTCGGGCCGTCACCGGTTTTCGCGAGGTCACCCTGTCGGGGGAGTTGGCCCGTGCCCGTGAGGGGTTGCGTGCCGCCGGAATCCGGGCTGAGCTACCGACCGCGACCGACGAAGTGCCCTCGGACCTGCGGGAGGTTTTTGCCTGGGCCGTCCGCGAGGGCGTCACCAACGTCATCCGGCACAGCGAGGCGAGCACCTGCAGGATCCAGATCACCAGCTCCAGTCTCACGGTCTGCGATGACGGCGTTGGAGCGGTCACCAGTCGGTCGAAGGGGAACGGGCTGCTCGGGTTGAGTGAGCGTGCAATGTCGGTGGGTGCTCAGCTGATTACCGAGAGTCTCCTGCCACGAGGCTTCAGCCTCACGATGACTGCGCCGTCGGCTCCGACGTGCGCCCGGTCGGTACCCGAGCGAGCCGCCTCGTCATGA
- a CDS encoding ABC transporter permease, which produces MSAIAANPPEQVATSPIALDRTVPKYGGFNVTLLRIELVRILRNKRSMFFTIALPVIFFFMFRAESFASGSGNSAAWTMVSLGLYGAFVANAGTAAGVAVERAQGWSRQLRLTPLSATSYILAKVIVSSTIAVTPLVIMYALGLSFGATAPAGDLVLAFAVSWVGSMLMAAFGLLVGFMMPSENVMQLMGLATTFLAFAGGIFFPQPIFSHGFDLFARWTPMYGVTAMAHAGFTGWTGSWMWLANIAGWAVLLGGGAVFMFRRDTARV; this is translated from the coding sequence ATGAGTGCCATTGCTGCCAACCCACCCGAGCAGGTCGCTACTTCGCCGATTGCGCTGGACCGCACAGTGCCGAAATACGGCGGTTTCAACGTCACTCTGCTGCGCATCGAGCTGGTCCGGATCCTGCGCAACAAGCGCTCGATGTTCTTCACCATCGCACTGCCGGTGATCTTCTTCTTCATGTTCCGGGCCGAGAGTTTTGCCTCCGGCAGCGGTAATTCGGCCGCGTGGACGATGGTCTCGCTGGGGTTGTACGGCGCATTCGTCGCCAACGCCGGCACGGCGGCCGGTGTCGCTGTCGAGCGGGCCCAAGGCTGGTCGCGTCAGCTGCGCCTGACCCCGCTGAGCGCAACGTCCTACATTCTGGCCAAAGTGATCGTCTCCTCCACGATCGCCGTGACGCCGTTGGTGATCATGTACGCGCTCGGTCTCTCTTTCGGTGCAACGGCGCCTGCGGGGGACCTCGTGCTCGCGTTCGCGGTCAGTTGGGTCGGTTCGATGCTGATGGCTGCGTTCGGGTTACTCGTCGGCTTCATGATGCCTTCTGAGAACGTGATGCAGCTGATGGGGCTCGCGACGACCTTCCTGGCGTTCGCTGGCGGCATATTCTTCCCGCAGCCGATCTTCAGCCACGGCTTCGATCTGTTCGCACGGTGGACCCCGATGTACGGCGTTACGGCGATGGCCCACGCAGGCTTCACCGGCTGGACCGGGTCCTGGATGTGGCTCGCGAACATTGCCGGCTGGGCGGTCCTTCTCGGTGGGGGCGCGGTGTTCATGTTCCGCCGCGACACCGCCCGGGTCTGA
- a CDS encoding ABC transporter ATP-binding protein: MITTAPAKKSHTNARRLAGGAAITLTGVRRSFGSVHAVQGIDLQVQQGEIVAFLGPNGAGKTTTIDMILGLGKPDEGSVQTFGMSPRDAVARGLVAAVMQTGGLLRDLSVAETVQLTASLFVQTREVQECLERAGIWGIRDQRVMKCSGGEQQRLRFAMALVSDPALLVLDEPTTGMDVTGRRDFWAAIRSDAARGRTVLFATHYLEEADQYADRIVLVRRGQVVADGTGAEIKALASGRTLRATVSHPDREALLAIEGVEGVDIQGQTVTITAHDSDPVARALLTTTDARDLEITAQGLEEAFVALTSDNTTDGDHA, from the coding sequence ATGATCACTACAGCACCCGCCAAGAAGTCTCATACGAACGCGAGGCGGCTCGCAGGGGGAGCCGCCATCACGCTCACCGGCGTGCGTAGATCCTTTGGAAGTGTGCACGCCGTGCAGGGCATCGATCTGCAGGTCCAGCAGGGTGAGATCGTCGCCTTCCTGGGACCGAACGGGGCCGGTAAGACCACCACGATCGACATGATCCTCGGCCTGGGTAAACCAGACGAGGGCAGCGTCCAGACCTTCGGGATGTCACCCCGGGACGCGGTTGCGCGCGGCCTGGTGGCAGCGGTCATGCAGACGGGCGGTTTGCTGCGGGACCTGTCGGTGGCTGAAACCGTCCAGTTGACGGCCAGCCTTTTCGTCCAGACCCGCGAGGTGCAGGAATGTCTGGAGCGCGCGGGTATCTGGGGAATCCGCGATCAACGGGTGATGAAGTGCTCCGGCGGCGAGCAGCAGCGGTTGCGGTTTGCGATGGCGCTGGTCAGTGACCCGGCGCTGCTGGTGTTGGACGAGCCGACTACCGGGATGGACGTGACCGGGCGACGGGATTTCTGGGCTGCGATCCGCAGTGATGCCGCCCGCGGCAGAACGGTTCTGTTTGCGACCCACTACCTGGAGGAGGCCGATCAGTACGCCGACCGGATTGTTCTGGTGCGCCGCGGTCAAGTCGTCGCGGACGGCACCGGAGCGGAGATCAAGGCGCTTGCGAGCGGTCGCACGCTGCGTGCGACCGTGTCCCACCCTGACCGCGAAGCCCTGCTGGCGATCGAGGGCGTGGAGGGAGTCGACATCCAGGGTCAGACCGTCACCATCACCGCACACGACAGCGACCCCGTCGCCCGGGCTCTGCTGACCACCACCGATGCGCGTGATCTGGAAATCACTGCGCAAGGCCTGGAGGAGGCGTTCGTGGCGCTGACCTCCGATAACACCACTGACGGAGACCACGCATGA
- a CDS encoding DUF6703 family protein, translating to MSPTTTRPQPRVHKSAIRIKIEHASDPLVQRLARIPAVLVIGSLVLLLVLGLVFSGVVGAILIAIVALVHGWGVYLAWPRLTGLERQMRLSVLMLVVALGVVSLLSGLR from the coding sequence GTGTCACCCACGACGACTCGACCGCAGCCTCGCGTCCACAAATCTGCGATCCGCATCAAAATCGAACACGCCAGCGACCCGCTCGTACAACGACTCGCTCGAATACCCGCAGTGCTCGTCATCGGGTCGCTTGTTCTTCTGCTCGTACTCGGGCTCGTGTTCAGCGGTGTCGTCGGCGCGATCCTGATCGCGATCGTGGCGCTGGTGCATGGATGGGGCGTCTACCTCGCCTGGCCGCGGCTGACTGGGCTGGAGCGTCAGATGCGACTGTCCGTCCTCATGCTCGTCGTCGCGCTCGGCGTCGTCAGCCTGTTGTCCGGCCTACGCTGA
- a CDS encoding GNAT family protein, translated as MTVTVRAQQVSDLPYLTGGDSPYDDFGPRAIPTATRTADLDGAGGLSVVAADGSIAGSMSWHWVRWGPNEDSRCPMIGIWLRGDHRGHGVGTAAQSQLAQLFFTHTAVNRVQAHTDVANVAEQRALQKAGFTREGIIRGAQWRDGAFRDGLLYARLREDVPR; from the coding sequence ATGACGGTCACCGTGCGCGCTCAGCAGGTCAGCGATCTCCCGTATCTGACAGGTGGTGACAGCCCGTACGACGATTTCGGCCCGCGCGCGATACCGACGGCAACCCGAACCGCCGACCTGGACGGTGCCGGCGGCCTTTCCGTCGTGGCTGCGGACGGATCGATTGCCGGATCGATGAGTTGGCACTGGGTGCGGTGGGGGCCGAATGAAGATTCGCGCTGCCCGATGATCGGCATCTGGTTACGAGGCGATCATCGAGGTCACGGGGTGGGTACCGCTGCTCAGTCACAGTTGGCGCAACTTTTCTTCACGCACACGGCCGTCAACCGGGTCCAGGCACACACCGACGTTGCCAATGTCGCCGAGCAACGAGCCTTGCAGAAGGCGGGTTTCACCCGCGAGGGAATCATCCGCGGCGCGCAGTGGCGCGATGGGGCGTTCCGCGATGGCCTGCTCTACGCACGCCTGCGTGAAGATGTGCCCCGGTGA
- a CDS encoding isoprenyl transferase — translation MTPPVPPPPLATGERPPVIPKRLVPQHIAMVMDGNGRWANARGLPRTKGHEAGEAQLIDVIAGAIEAGVPNLSAYMFSTENWRRSPDEVRFLMGFNRDVIRRRVDLLHSWGVRCRWSGQQPRLWRSVLKELRRAEEITADNTVMTLQMCVNYGGRAEIASATRRIAEQVAAGTLKPSKIDERTIARNLDWPDMPDVDLFVRSSGEQRTSNFLLWQSAYAELVFLDTLWPDFTRLDLWRAIQIFVDRDRRFGGAVDAAR, via the coding sequence GTGACCCCTCCCGTCCCACCGCCGCCACTGGCCACCGGTGAGCGCCCGCCGGTCATTCCCAAACGGCTGGTGCCCCAACACATCGCGATGGTGATGGATGGCAACGGTCGATGGGCCAACGCACGCGGACTGCCGCGCACCAAAGGTCACGAGGCCGGCGAAGCGCAACTCATCGACGTCATCGCGGGAGCCATCGAGGCGGGGGTGCCCAACCTGTCGGCCTACATGTTCAGCACCGAGAACTGGCGGCGCTCGCCGGATGAGGTGCGGTTCCTGATGGGCTTCAACCGTGACGTGATCCGTCGACGGGTAGATCTGCTGCACTCCTGGGGCGTGCGTTGCCGTTGGTCCGGTCAGCAACCTCGGCTGTGGCGTTCGGTGCTGAAGGAGTTGCGTCGCGCCGAAGAGATCACGGCGGACAACACGGTGATGACGCTGCAGATGTGCGTCAATTACGGCGGGCGTGCGGAGATCGCGTCCGCGACCAGGCGGATTGCCGAGCAGGTCGCGGCCGGCACGCTCAAGCCCTCGAAGATCGATGAACGGACCATCGCGCGCAACCTGGACTGGCCGGATATGCCCGATGTCGATCTGTTCGTGCGATCCTCCGGTGAGCAGCGGACCAGCAACTTCCTGCTGTGGCAGTCCGCGTACGCCGAGCTGGTCTTCCTGGACACCCTCTGGCCCGATTTCACTCGCCTCGACCTGTGGCGCGCAATTCAGATCTTCGTGGACCGGGACCGGCGGTTCGGTGGAGCGGTCGATGCCGCTCGGTAG
- the recO gene encoding DNA repair protein RecO, which produces MPTYKDVAIVLRTHKLGETDRIVTLLTRGRGKIRAVAKGVRRTRSRFGARLEPGMVVDLQCYEGRSLDTVTQAELIASYGDHIARDYPAFTAATAMLETADRLSEEHEPVVQQFNLLAGGLAALANHSHPVGLVLDSYLLRAVSIAGWAPSFVNCAGCGAIGPHRAFNLAAGGAVCHSCRTPGSSAPDPLTFELLAALLTGDWERAEISDHRARREADGLVAAYLQWHLERGVRSLRLIDRPDEDASVAQIERAVAR; this is translated from the coding sequence ATGCCCACCTACAAGGACGTCGCGATCGTGCTGCGGACCCACAAGCTGGGCGAGACCGACCGCATCGTCACCTTGCTGACGCGCGGGCGCGGCAAGATCCGGGCGGTCGCCAAAGGTGTGCGTCGCACCAGGTCCCGCTTCGGCGCACGACTGGAGCCGGGCATGGTCGTGGATCTGCAGTGCTACGAAGGTCGCTCGCTCGACACGGTTACCCAGGCTGAACTCATAGCCTCCTACGGCGATCACATTGCCCGCGATTACCCCGCCTTCACCGCCGCGACGGCCATGCTGGAAACAGCGGACCGGCTGAGCGAGGAACACGAACCGGTTGTGCAGCAGTTCAATCTGCTGGCCGGGGGGCTCGCGGCACTCGCGAATCACTCCCATCCGGTCGGGCTCGTGCTGGACTCCTACCTGCTGCGGGCGGTGTCGATCGCGGGTTGGGCACCCAGCTTTGTCAACTGCGCCGGTTGCGGGGCGATCGGGCCGCATCGCGCCTTCAACCTCGCCGCGGGTGGCGCTGTCTGCCATTCCTGCCGTACGCCAGGCTCCTCGGCGCCCGACCCGCTCACCTTCGAGTTGTTGGCTGCCTTGCTGACCGGCGACTGGGAGCGGGCTGAAATCTCCGACCATCGAGCCCGCCGGGAAGCCGACGGGCTGGTCGCGGCCTACCTGCAGTGGCATCTGGAACGCGGGGTGCGGTCGTTGAGGCTGATCGACCGACCCGATGAAGACGCATCCGTTGCTCAGATCGAAAGGGCGGTCGCTCGGTGA